Proteins encoded within one genomic window of Sphingomonas cannabina:
- a CDS encoding alpha/beta hydrolase family protein, which translates to MRKLLGYVAIAVAMATPVAAVRAADDVAIRFGARDNVLDVSISPDGKSLVILQPNGARGTVASVVRLDGSGPPAMKGILYASGNPERLTYCRWATNDRLVCGLYMIDTVYGKKRAGTRLLSVNSDGSDQKALTARGNDRSLGIVLGGGNVIDWLGDNEDGSVLMARWFVPEATTGHIISSEREGYGVERVNTRTLARRMVEAPNKLAVDFVTDGHGNVRVMGIAPRNTVGQSKSFVEYRYRKKGSREWLPLGTVTYSNYHATGFEPYAVDPDLDVVYGLEAVGGRTGLYKIALDGSLKKELVFAAPGADVDELLTIGRHDRVVGARWVTDKRRAAMFDPELSRFSASLSKALPGAPLVNIVDASADEQKLILFAGSDTDPGRFYLYDKVTKHLSEILPVRPLLAQAKLAAVKPISYPAGDGTMVPAYLTLPPGSDGKNLPAIVLPHGGPTYRDEWNFDWLPQYFASRGYAVIQPNYRGSSGYGMEWFQQNGIRSWRTAIGDIDDAGRWLVKSGIADPSKLAIVGWSYGGYAALQSAVVDPSLFKAVVAIAPVTDFGIVREQEERDGGETPETLDAIFGDAATAQEGSPARHADRFIAPVLLFHGDVDQNVAIGQSRLMQDRLKDVGKKVELVEYKGLDHQLDDNVARADMLDRADKFLRASMGM; encoded by the coding sequence ATGAGGAAATTGCTGGGATACGTCGCGATCGCCGTAGCGATGGCGACACCGGTCGCTGCGGTGCGCGCGGCGGACGATGTCGCGATCCGGTTCGGTGCACGCGACAATGTGCTGGACGTCAGCATCTCTCCGGACGGCAAGTCGCTAGTCATCCTGCAGCCGAACGGGGCGCGGGGCACGGTCGCGTCGGTGGTACGGCTCGACGGAAGCGGGCCGCCGGCGATGAAGGGCATCCTCTACGCGAGCGGGAACCCGGAACGGCTGACCTATTGCCGCTGGGCAACCAATGATCGGTTGGTCTGCGGCCTCTATATGATCGATACCGTGTACGGGAAGAAGCGGGCGGGCACGCGGCTCCTTTCCGTCAACAGCGACGGGAGCGACCAGAAAGCCTTGACGGCCCGCGGCAACGACCGCTCGCTCGGCATCGTGCTGGGCGGCGGCAACGTGATCGACTGGTTGGGGGACAACGAGGACGGCTCGGTTCTGATGGCGCGATGGTTCGTGCCGGAGGCAACGACCGGCCACATCATCAGCAGCGAGCGCGAAGGCTATGGCGTCGAGCGCGTCAATACCCGGACCCTCGCTCGCAGGATGGTGGAGGCGCCCAACAAGCTGGCGGTCGACTTTGTTACCGACGGCCATGGCAACGTGCGGGTGATGGGGATCGCGCCGCGCAACACGGTCGGCCAGTCGAAGAGCTTCGTGGAATATCGCTATCGCAAGAAGGGCAGCAGAGAATGGCTGCCGCTCGGCACGGTCACCTACTCCAATTATCACGCCACCGGCTTCGAGCCTTATGCGGTCGATCCCGATCTCGACGTTGTCTATGGGCTGGAGGCCGTCGGCGGCCGGACCGGGCTCTACAAGATCGCGCTCGACGGAAGCCTCAAGAAGGAGCTGGTGTTCGCGGCGCCCGGTGCCGACGTCGACGAGCTGCTGACGATCGGCCGTCACGATCGTGTCGTCGGCGCACGATGGGTTACCGACAAGCGCAGGGCCGCAATGTTCGACCCCGAGCTCAGCCGATTCTCGGCGTCGCTGTCCAAGGCGCTGCCGGGCGCGCCGCTCGTCAATATCGTCGATGCCAGCGCGGACGAGCAGAAGCTGATCCTCTTCGCCGGCAGCGATACCGACCCGGGCCGCTTCTATCTTTATGACAAGGTAACCAAGCACCTGTCCGAAATCCTGCCGGTGCGGCCGCTGCTCGCGCAGGCCAAGCTCGCGGCGGTGAAGCCGATCAGCTATCCCGCCGGCGACGGCACGATGGTGCCCGCCTATCTGACGCTGCCGCCCGGGAGTGACGGAAAGAACCTTCCTGCGATCGTCCTACCGCACGGCGGCCCAACCTACCGAGACGAATGGAACTTCGACTGGCTGCCGCAATATTTCGCCAGCCGCGGCTACGCGGTGATCCAGCCCAATTATCGCGGATCGAGCGGCTATGGGATGGAATGGTTCCAGCAGAACGGCATCCGATCATGGCGCACCGCGATCGGTGATATCGACGATGCCGGGCGCTGGCTGGTCAAGTCGGGGATCGCCGATCCGTCGAAGTTGGCGATCGTCGGCTGGTCCTATGGCGGCTATGCCGCGCTGCAATCGGCGGTGGTCGATCCCAGCCTGTTCAAGGCGGTCGTCGCGATCGCGCCGGTCACCGATTTCGGTATCGTCCGCGAACAGGAGGAACGGGATGGCGGCGAGACGCCCGAAACGCTCGACGCGATCTTTGGAGACGCGGCCACCGCGCAGGAGGGTTCCCCGGCACGCCATGCCGATCGCTTCATCGCGCCGGTGCTGCTGTTCCACGGCGATGTCGATCAGAATGTCGCGATCGGCCAGTCGCGGCTGATGCAGGATCGCCTGAAGGATGTCGGCAAGAAGGTGGAGCTCGTCGAGTACAAGGGACTCGACCACCAGCTCGACGACAATGTCGCGCGCGCGGATATGCTCGATCGCGCGGACAAGTTCCTGCGCGCGTCGATGGGGATGTGA